Proteins from a genomic interval of Chryseobacterium indologenes:
- the ligA gene encoding NAD-dependent DNA ligase LigA, giving the protein MSENIQQRIEQLRKELHQHNENYYLLDTPTISDYDFDMLLEELRDLEAKHPEFYDDNSPTVRVGGGITKVFPTIQHKFRMYSLDNSYDFDDLEDWEKRIIKTINDPVEFVAELKYDGASISILYENGKLTQAVTRGDGFQGDEITPNVRTISDIPLTLKGDFPSQFFMRGEIYLTRKNFDKLNKQREEEGLDPFMNPRNTASGSLKMQDSGEVRKRGLSSVLYQFISEEVPAETHWELLQKAQSWGFKTSQQAKLCRTLDEVKEFITFWDTERHNLPFEIDGIVLKVNSLQQQRQLGYTAKSPRWAMAYKFKAEKVETELQTVSYQVGRTGAITPVANLKPVLLAGTIVKRASLHNEDIIKKLDLHEHDFVYVEKGGEIIPKIVGVNTDKRTEESREIEYIKNCPECGTELVKVEDQAIHFCPNELHCPPQVVGRMIHYVSRKALNIENLGSETIEQLYRERLIENPADFYVLTKEQLLPLERMAEKSAQNIITGIEKSKEIAFEKVLYGIGIKHVGETVAKKLVKNFPTIDELKNATVEELCQVEDIGAKIAVSIVDFFQNSENVLMIERLKSYGVQLEKGESTNEVLSNVLEGKTFLFTGKLSLFTRESAEEMVEKHGGKNISAVSKNLNYLVVGEKAGSKLKKAQDIGTIEILDEQQFLDLIEKQ; this is encoded by the coding sequence ATGTCTGAAAACATTCAACAAAGAATAGAGCAGCTCCGTAAAGAGCTTCACCAACATAACGAAAATTATTATCTGCTGGATACTCCTACCATATCTGATTACGACTTTGATATGCTATTGGAAGAACTTCGCGACCTGGAAGCAAAACATCCGGAATTTTATGATGACAATTCTCCTACGGTACGTGTAGGTGGTGGGATCACTAAAGTTTTCCCTACAATCCAGCATAAATTCAGGATGTATTCTCTGGATAACTCCTACGATTTTGATGATCTGGAAGATTGGGAGAAAAGAATTATTAAAACCATTAATGATCCAGTAGAGTTTGTAGCCGAGCTGAAATATGACGGTGCATCCATTTCCATTCTTTATGAAAACGGAAAACTGACCCAGGCTGTAACGCGTGGTGACGGATTCCAGGGAGATGAGATTACGCCAAACGTCCGTACAATTTCTGATATTCCACTGACATTAAAAGGAGATTTTCCTTCTCAGTTTTTTATGCGTGGTGAAATTTATCTGACAAGAAAAAACTTTGACAAGCTGAATAAGCAACGTGAGGAAGAAGGTCTTGACCCGTTCATGAACCCAAGAAATACAGCGAGTGGAAGTTTAAAAATGCAGGACAGCGGCGAGGTAAGAAAACGTGGATTATCTTCTGTACTGTATCAGTTTATTTCGGAGGAAGTTCCTGCAGAGACTCATTGGGAGTTGCTTCAGAAAGCTCAGAGCTGGGGTTTCAAAACGTCTCAACAGGCAAAATTATGCAGAACACTCGATGAGGTGAAAGAATTTATCACATTCTGGGATACGGAGCGTCATAATCTTCCCTTTGAGATTGATGGTATTGTTTTAAAAGTAAATTCATTACAACAACAGAGACAGCTTGGATATACCGCGAAGTCACCACGTTGGGCAATGGCTTACAAGTTTAAAGCAGAAAAGGTAGAGACCGAATTACAGACTGTTTCTTATCAGGTGGGAAGAACGGGGGCTATTACTCCTGTCGCCAATTTAAAACCTGTTTTATTGGCCGGAACCATTGTAAAAAGAGCTTCTCTTCACAATGAAGATATTATCAAAAAGCTGGACCTGCACGAGCATGATTTTGTATATGTAGAAAAAGGAGGTGAGATTATTCCTAAAATTGTTGGGGTAAATACTGATAAAAGAACGGAGGAAAGCAGAGAAATAGAATATATCAAAAACTGTCCTGAATGTGGAACCGAGCTGGTAAAAGTTGAAGACCAGGCGATCCATTTCTGTCCTAATGAGCTTCACTGCCCGCCACAAGTGGTAGGAAGAATGATTCACTACGTTTCCAGAAAAGCACTGAACATCGAAAATCTTGGGAGCGAAACGATTGAGCAATTATACAGAGAACGGTTGATTGAAAATCCTGCAGATTTCTACGTACTGACGAAAGAGCAACTTCTTCCGCTGGAAAGAATGGCAGAAAAATCTGCCCAGAATATCATTACAGGAATCGAAAAATCAAAAGAAATTGCATTTGAAAAAGTACTGTACGGTATCGGAATCAAACATGTAGGGGAAACGGTTGCCAAAAAACTGGTAAAAAACTTTCCTACGATTGATGAGTTAAAAAATGCTACTGTTGAAGAGCTTTGTCAGGTGGAAGATATCGGAGCTAAAATTGCAGTCAGCATTGTCGATTTTTTCCAGAACTCCGAAAATGTTTTAATGATTGAACGTTTAAAATCTTACGGTGTACAACTGGAAAAAGGAGAAAGCACCAATGAGGTATTATCCAATGTTCTGGAAGGTAAAACTTTCCTTTTCACCGGAAAGCTATCTCTGTTCACGAGAGAATCTGCAGAAGAGATGGTGGAAAAGCATGGCGGAAAAAACATTTCTGCCGTTTCTAAAAACCTCAATTATCTTGTGGTAGGTGAAAAAGCGGGAAGTAAGCTTAAAAAAGCCCAGGATATCGGCACTATTGAAATCCTTGATGAGCAACAATTCCTGGATTTGATTGAAAAGCAGTAA
- a CDS encoding TonB-dependent receptor: protein MRKVKIVLGLLFLGLGTMAYAQTTQASIVGKVTGPGSKAQEKVKVTIVNESTGFRTETETNSKGEYIFKEIPLGGPYTVIVNDDKKEGYSVNFGDQVTVNMDLGGEKNIEEVKITGNLKNKIGNLGAATAISAKNISMLPVNGRNFANLTELSPLSGKGGNLSGQLGSSTNFTIDGMTAKNPTSAGATTSRSGAPFSISIEAVREFKITTNQYDVTLGRSGGGTVSAVTKSGTNKFSGSAWEYLRTNWLSSPYDIKGTKRQNDFSTSQFGFSLGGPIIKNKLHFFVAWDHQLDSRPLLIADIGSKEDELRLNTTTETLNKFLDIARAKYGVGNTPQFGSFNKVRNSDAAFLRLDWQINEKHLLTLRNNFTHDLNKNGLGDNTSINFFESYGNDKNLDNSLLLTLRSNLKPNLTNELKAQYLYTFQNSYQNDELGGPVPRAVVENILSQGVGSTNIQIGGHRFAQESFRNNVFQIVDNLYYNTDKVKYTFGADLMYTTSKSIYGSEVNGRFYFREDGKNNPSNLYNFESLKPYRFYREVPLVDDPSVRSNIWNIGVYGQFQTKIAKGLDVMAGLRLDYGGYPKAEFNQKLYDEMGIRTDNKIKSFVIQPRFQFDWNINEENKDFLKFGAGIFSSDINNYMIINNLVFDGKHLATVDVTGTDVPVPDFNSYRNNYGTVPTLADKQIPTINYTGENAKIPIVYKANISYTHFFNERFRAGIAAYMALGRNNYYYYDRNMKVNPVFTLDNEGGRGVFVPATSIKDGKVDWKEGRINNNFGRVLELVSDGKVNQFSFVIDTSYRYWKDGEITASYTWSDIKDNTSYNGNVANSATLSTMIQSDPRDLRMTYSDNQFRNKVVIYGNSPTIAGFTLGIRYSGIGGTRFSMTSGGNVNGDFVDSNDLAYIFPNIAQSILDDPQVGKALKDYVNEYNGKIAERNGGKNGFFGVWDVRIAKKIKFDKIGAFELSVDIFNVANLLNKSWGVNESYGNTALYRIKGFNQVTKQFEYDKNISGNGLVPLSGNPYQIQIGAKYSF, encoded by the coding sequence ATGAGAAAAGTAAAGATTGTACTGGGATTATTGTTTTTAGGGCTTGGAACGATGGCGTATGCCCAGACCACGCAGGCTTCTATTGTAGGGAAAGTAACCGGACCGGGAAGTAAGGCCCAGGAAAAAGTGAAAGTAACGATCGTCAATGAATCTACAGGGTTCAGAACGGAAACAGAGACCAATTCAAAAGGAGAATATATCTTTAAAGAAATTCCTTTGGGCGGCCCTTATACAGTTATCGTCAATGATGACAAAAAGGAAGGCTACAGTGTAAACTTCGGAGATCAGGTTACTGTAAACATGGATCTTGGAGGAGAAAAGAATATTGAAGAAGTAAAGATCACAGGAAACCTTAAGAATAAAATCGGAAACCTTGGAGCTGCTACGGCCATTTCTGCGAAAAATATCAGTATGCTTCCGGTGAACGGAAGAAACTTTGCGAATCTAACCGAGTTGTCACCTCTGAGTGGTAAAGGTGGAAACCTTTCCGGTCAGCTTGGCTCTTCCACAAACTTTACGATTGACGGGATGACCGCAAAAAATCCTACTTCAGCAGGGGCTACGACCAGCCGAAGTGGTGCCCCGTTCTCAATTTCTATTGAAGCCGTTCGTGAATTTAAAATTACAACCAACCAGTACGATGTCACTCTGGGAAGAAGCGGAGGAGGAACAGTAAGCGCCGTTACGAAATCCGGAACCAATAAATTCTCAGGAAGCGCATGGGAATATTTAAGAACAAACTGGCTGTCCAGCCCTTACGATATCAAAGGAACCAAGAGGCAGAATGACTTCTCAACTTCTCAGTTCGGATTTTCACTGGGAGGACCGATCATCAAGAATAAATTACACTTCTTCGTAGCCTGGGACCATCAGCTGGATTCAAGACCATTGCTTATTGCTGATATCGGATCAAAAGAAGATGAATTAAGATTAAATACAACCACTGAAACCCTTAATAAATTTCTGGACATTGCCAGAGCAAAATACGGAGTGGGAAATACACCTCAGTTCGGAAGTTTTAATAAAGTAAGAAATTCAGACGCCGCCTTTTTACGTTTAGACTGGCAGATCAATGAAAAACATTTGTTAACCTTAAGAAATAACTTTACCCACGATCTAAATAAAAACGGATTAGGTGATAATACAAGCATCAATTTCTTTGAGTCTTACGGAAATGATAAAAACCTTGACAACAGTTTATTATTAACATTGAGGTCAAACCTGAAACCCAATCTGACCAATGAGTTGAAAGCTCAGTATCTGTACACATTCCAGAACAGTTATCAGAATGATGAGCTCGGTGGACCTGTACCGAGAGCTGTTGTAGAAAATATCCTGTCTCAGGGCGTAGGATCTACCAATATCCAGATCGGAGGTCACCGTTTTGCACAGGAAAGCTTTAGAAACAATGTATTTCAGATCGTAGATAACTTGTACTACAACACCGATAAAGTAAAATATACCTTCGGAGCAGACCTGATGTATACTACTTCAAAATCGATCTACGGAAGTGAAGTGAACGGGAGATTTTATTTCAGGGAAGATGGCAAAAATAATCCTAGCAATCTTTACAATTTTGAAAGCCTTAAACCTTACAGATTCTACAGGGAAGTACCTTTAGTTGATGATCCTTCCGTGAGATCCAATATCTGGAATATCGGTGTTTACGGTCAATTTCAGACAAAAATTGCAAAAGGTCTTGATGTGATGGCAGGCTTAAGATTGGATTATGGCGGTTATCCGAAAGCAGAATTTAATCAAAAGCTGTATGACGAAATGGGCATCAGAACGGATAACAAAATCAAGTCATTCGTGATCCAGCCCAGATTCCAGTTTGATTGGAATATCAACGAAGAAAATAAAGATTTCCTGAAGTTCGGAGCCGGAATATTCTCGTCTGATATCAACAATTACATGATCATCAATAACCTGGTATTTGACGGAAAACACCTTGCAACGGTGGATGTGACGGGTACTGATGTTCCTGTTCCGGATTTTAACAGCTATAGAAATAATTATGGCACAGTTCCGACATTGGCTGATAAACAGATTCCGACAATTAACTATACCGGTGAAAATGCTAAAATCCCAATCGTTTACAAAGCAAACATTTCCTACACCCACTTCTTCAATGAAAGATTCAGAGCAGGAATTGCAGCGTATATGGCATTGGGAAGAAACAATTATTACTACTATGACAGAAATATGAAAGTTAATCCCGTCTTCACCCTCGATAATGAAGGAGGAAGAGGAGTATTTGTGCCGGCAACAAGTATAAAAGATGGTAAAGTAGACTGGAAAGAAGGAAGAATCAATAACAATTTCGGCAGAGTACTGGAGCTGGTAAGTGACGGTAAAGTAAATCAGTTCTCCTTTGTGATTGACACGAGCTACCGTTACTGGAAAGATGGGGAAATCACAGCAAGTTATACATGGTCCGACATTAAAGATAATACTTCTTACAACGGGAACGTAGCCAATTCAGCCACACTGTCTACCATGATTCAGAGTGACCCGAGAGATTTAAGAATGACATATTCTGACAATCAGTTCCGTAATAAAGTCGTGATCTACGGTAACTCACCTACGATCGCAGGGTTTACACTGGGAATAAGGTATTCAGGGATCGGAGGAACCCGTTTCTCAATGACTTCAGGGGGAAATGTTAACGGAGATTTCGTAGATTCCAACGACCTGGCATACATCTTCCCGAATATTGCACAATCTATTTTGGATGATCCGCAAGTAGGAAAAGCATTGAAAGATTACGTAAATGAATACAATGGTAAAATAGCAGAACGTAACGGAGGTAAAAACGGATTCTTCGGAGTATGGGATGTAAGAATTGCCAAAAAAATTAAGTTTGATAAAATCGGTGCATTTGAACTTTCTGTAGATATTTTCAACGTAGCCAACCTGCTGAACAAAAGCTGGGGAGTTAATGAATCATACGGAAATACCGCTTTATACAGAATAAAAGGATTCAATCAGGTAACCAAACAGTTTGAATACGATAAGAATATCAGCGGTAACGGTTTAGTCCCTCTTTCAGGGAACCCATACCAGATCCAGATTGGAGCGAAGTATAGTTTCTAA
- a CDS encoding glycerophosphodiester phosphodiesterase, whose protein sequence is MKNFILGLAVLSTGLMKAQTQIIAHRGYFQAQPPTTENSLKSLENAQKLKIYGSEFDVRMTKDGVLVINHDEHHGKMEISETSFKELEALKLSNGEKFPTLKDYLKQGKKDTSLKLIVEIKPAKTPELENELTRKTIRTIKDMKLESQTEFISFSLNICKEIKKLAPTAKVQYLNGELSPEQIKKEGLDGMDYHYSVFQKNPTWIAEAKTLGLITNSWTVNDVAVYDELKKQGIGFITTNIPDQLKNK, encoded by the coding sequence ATGAAAAATTTTATCTTAGGGTTAGCAGTTTTAAGTACAGGATTGATGAAAGCACAAACCCAGATTATTGCCCATAGAGGATATTTCCAGGCTCAGCCTCCTACAACGGAAAACTCCCTTAAATCTTTAGAAAATGCTCAGAAACTGAAAATTTACGGATCTGAGTTTGATGTGAGAATGACCAAAGATGGAGTATTGGTGATCAACCATGATGAACATCACGGTAAAATGGAAATTTCAGAAACATCTTTCAAAGAATTGGAGGCTCTGAAATTATCCAACGGTGAAAAATTTCCGACATTAAAGGATTATTTAAAACAAGGAAAGAAAGACACTTCCCTGAAACTGATTGTGGAAATAAAACCGGCAAAAACTCCTGAACTGGAAAATGAGCTGACCCGGAAAACCATCAGGACAATTAAAGATATGAAGCTGGAGTCTCAGACTGAGTTTATTTCCTTCAGCCTGAATATCTGCAAAGAAATTAAAAAGCTTGCTCCAACCGCTAAAGTTCAGTATCTGAACGGAGAACTGTCTCCCGAACAAATCAAAAAAGAAGGATTAGACGGTATGGATTACCATTACAGTGTTTTCCAGAAAAATCCAACATGGATTGCTGAGGCCAAAACATTAGGGCTGATCACCAATTCCTGGACGGTAAATGATGTGGCAGTATATGATGAGTTGAAAAAACAGGGCATAGGATTTATCACAACCAATATCCCGGATCAACTGAAAAATAAATAA
- a CDS encoding SusD/RagB family nutrient-binding outer membrane lipoprotein: MKKLIYICSFLALLNTTVSCDRSLEEINKDTSRINEPVASSLLVPIQYNMAAVGYNRANDFTFDIMQVSLDFPNEGNSLSRYYITENTGAGFWNNSYRWLKQVDDLKKAAIAEGDKNYQAISMVLNAWIYSNLTDTYGDIPFSQASQLDNGILQPKFDKQKDIYVSLLDDLKAANSLFVTNKTLTGGDLFYKADTDVNGITNWKKFCNSLSLRLLTRILSRDGEVNVKERIQEIANNPTVYPVFQTNADAAKLDISGISPLMPPIARPQDFTTGRAASEFFLQTLKANNDPRGPMFFTQAKDLNNVNIGYVGAPSGYPFGTVFNYQPSNLNQNLAKAPLKIFIYPYAELQFTLAELALKGIITGSAKTFYENGVKASIEQWGSVVPANYFDNDNVAFNADIKKIMLQKYIALFFVDQQQWFEKRRTGFPVLPNNGGLLNNGELPQRLMYPPNPKVLNTANYQAAVQQMGGDHINVKMWWNK, encoded by the coding sequence ATGAAAAAGTTAATCTATATATGTTCATTCCTTGCCCTTCTCAATACCACTGTTTCATGTGACAGGAGTCTTGAGGAAATCAACAAAGATACCAGCAGAATTAATGAGCCGGTGGCCAGCTCTTTGTTGGTTCCGATCCAGTACAATATGGCTGCGGTAGGCTATAACAGGGCCAATGACTTTACTTTCGATATCATGCAGGTTTCTCTGGATTTTCCGAATGAGGGAAATTCCCTGAGCCGTTATTATATCACAGAAAATACAGGAGCCGGATTCTGGAATAATTCTTACCGTTGGCTGAAACAGGTAGATGACCTTAAAAAAGCAGCCATTGCTGAAGGTGATAAAAATTACCAGGCCATTTCAATGGTGCTGAATGCATGGATTTATTCCAATCTTACCGATACTTACGGAGATATCCCGTTTTCCCAGGCATCACAACTGGATAATGGTATTCTTCAGCCAAAGTTTGACAAACAAAAAGATATTTATGTAAGTCTGTTAGATGATCTAAAGGCTGCCAATAGTCTTTTTGTTACCAATAAAACCCTGACCGGAGGAGATTTGTTTTATAAAGCGGATACTGATGTCAACGGAATCACCAATTGGAAGAAATTCTGTAATTCTCTTTCTTTAAGGCTTCTGACAAGAATTTTAAGCAGAGACGGAGAGGTTAATGTAAAAGAAAGAATTCAGGAAATTGCCAACAATCCGACCGTATATCCTGTTTTTCAGACTAATGCTGATGCTGCCAAGCTTGACATTTCAGGAATTTCCCCCTTAATGCCGCCTATCGCAAGACCTCAGGATTTTACGACAGGGAGGGCTGCATCTGAATTCTTTTTACAGACCTTAAAGGCAAATAATGATCCGCGCGGTCCTATGTTTTTTACCCAGGCTAAGGACCTTAATAATGTCAATATCGGATATGTAGGAGCGCCTTCAGGGTATCCTTTCGGAACTGTTTTTAACTACCAGCCTTCCAACCTTAATCAAAACCTGGCAAAAGCTCCCCTGAAGATATTTATTTATCCCTATGCGGAGCTGCAGTTTACCTTAGCTGAGCTGGCCTTAAAAGGAATTATTACCGGCAGCGCAAAAACTTTCTACGAAAATGGCGTAAAGGCATCTATTGAACAGTGGGGATCAGTAGTTCCGGCTAACTATTTTGATAACGATAATGTTGCCTTCAATGCAGATATTAAAAAGATTATGCTCCAGAAGTACATCGCTCTTTTCTTCGTAGACCAGCAGCAATGGTTTGAAAAGAGGAGAACAGGGTTTCCGGTGCTTCCGAACAATGGCGGATTGCTGAATAACGGAGAGCTGCCTCAAAGATTGATGTACCCTCCCAATCCTAAAGTGTTGAACACAGCCAATTACCAGGCAGCCGTTCAGCAAATGGGCGGAGATCATATCAATGTGAAAATGTGGTGGAACAAATAA
- a CDS encoding calcineurin-like phosphoesterase C-terminal domain-containing protein gives MKINIQCIVPCLLVSAMAFSQTSVSGYVYEDTNKNQKKENRERGIEGVAVSNGVQVILTDKNGRYSLPVQEDQTIFVIKPSGYQTALNSNNLPQFYYHHKPKGSPADFKYKGVAPTGQLPKEVNFPLYPQNENKNFDILVFGDPQPYTEKELDYFKRGIVNEVKNTKKNAVLGISLGDLVGDNLSLQKPYADVMKEVGLPWYNVMGNHDMNYDAKEDKLSDETFESNFGPANYSFNYGNVHFIILDDILYPDPRDGKGYWGGFREDQLQFIENDLKLVDKNKLIVISFHIPLEHKNEDSFRNADRQKLFDFLNPFQNVLLLSAHTHIQQQIFYGKQEGWKGMKDLHEYNVGTTCGDWYSGTPDDAGLPTSTMRDGTAKGYSFISFTDNQYKVKYRTAGKPEDYQIKLYVPKVIPYPSKTSAKILANFFMGSKKDKVEYRIDNGKWEEMEYDETIDPNFALSVFKWDTTEKILPGRRPSNPEMSKHIWEADFPKKLALGKHKVEVRAVDMYGNKFTASEDFDVQNSIQIP, from the coding sequence ATGAAGATCAATATACAATGTATCGTGCCTTGCCTGCTGGTTTCAGCAATGGCATTCTCACAAACTTCTGTTTCAGGATATGTATACGAAGATACTAACAAGAATCAGAAAAAAGAAAATCGGGAAAGAGGAATTGAAGGCGTAGCTGTTTCCAATGGCGTTCAGGTAATTCTTACGGATAAAAACGGGAGATACAGCCTTCCGGTTCAGGAAGATCAGACTATTTTCGTGATCAAGCCTTCAGGATATCAGACTGCTTTAAATTCCAACAATCTTCCGCAGTTTTATTATCATCACAAACCTAAAGGATCACCCGCTGATTTTAAATATAAAGGAGTAGCACCAACAGGACAGCTTCCCAAAGAAGTAAACTTTCCGCTTTATCCACAGAACGAAAATAAAAATTTTGATATTCTGGTTTTCGGTGACCCACAGCCTTATACCGAAAAGGAACTTGATTATTTCAAAAGAGGAATTGTGAATGAAGTAAAGAACACTAAGAAAAATGCTGTTCTTGGAATCAGTTTGGGGGATTTGGTAGGAGATAACCTGAGCCTGCAAAAACCTTACGCAGATGTGATGAAAGAAGTTGGATTACCATGGTATAATGTAATGGGCAATCACGACATGAATTATGATGCTAAAGAAGATAAACTGTCCGATGAAACTTTTGAATCCAATTTTGGCCCGGCCAATTACTCTTTCAACTACGGGAATGTACACTTTATTATTTTAGATGATATTTTGTACCCCGATCCCAGGGATGGAAAAGGATATTGGGGAGGCTTCCGTGAAGATCAGCTGCAGTTCATTGAAAATGACCTGAAACTGGTAGATAAAAACAAACTGATTGTCATCTCTTTTCATATTCCGCTGGAACATAAGAATGAAGACAGTTTCAGAAATGCAGACCGTCAGAAGTTATTCGATTTCCTAAATCCTTTCCAGAATGTACTCTTATTATCAGCCCATACCCATATCCAGCAACAGATTTTTTATGGTAAACAGGAAGGTTGGAAAGGGATGAAAGATTTACATGAGTACAACGTGGGAACAACCTGTGGTGACTGGTATTCCGGAACACCTGACGATGCAGGACTTCCGACATCAACAATGAGAGACGGAACCGCAAAAGGGTATTCTTTTATTAGTTTTACCGATAACCAGTATAAAGTGAAATACAGAACTGCCGGAAAACCGGAAGATTATCAGATCAAGTTATACGTTCCGAAAGTAATTCCTTATCCCTCAAAAACTTCTGCGAAAATACTGGCCAATTTCTTTATGGGAAGCAAAAAAGATAAAGTAGAGTACAGAATAGACAACGGAAAATGGGAAGAAATGGAGTATGACGAAACCATCGATCCGAATTTTGCTCTTTCCGTGTTCAAATGGGATACCACTGAGAAGATCTTACCGGGCAGAAGACCTTCCAATCCTGAAATGTCTAAACATATCTGGGAGGCAGATTTTCCCAAGAAACTTGCTCTGGGAAAACATAAAGTAGAGGTGAGAGCAGTTGATATGTATGGAAATAAATTCACTGCATCAGAAGACTTTGATGTTCAGAATTCAATCCAGATTCCTTAG
- the prmA gene encoding 50S ribosomal protein L11 methyltransferase: MQNYLEFDFRISPLQPWNEILMAELIEIGFDSFTEELEGILGYIQTDVFNEEELKALPLFQNEEVKIEYTFQEMPNINWNEEWEKNFEPINIDDKVMIRAEFHESVPGMHEIIIQPKMSFGTGHHPTTHLMIQQMMDIDFTGKKVLDMGCGTSVLAIYAKQQGAGDTKAIDIDEWSVENSKENAVRNGVELDIEQGTAENLGNENYDIILANINRNILISDIPTYVSVLNAGGKLLLSGLCFFDVDDILEVCKENGLTLKKQLQREEWVSLLLEK, translated from the coding sequence ATGCAAAATTATTTAGAATTCGATTTCAGGATTTCGCCGCTTCAGCCATGGAACGAAATATTAATGGCAGAACTTATAGAAATAGGTTTTGACAGTTTCACGGAAGAGCTGGAAGGAATTTTAGGATATATCCAGACAGATGTATTTAATGAAGAAGAACTGAAGGCTTTACCGCTTTTTCAAAATGAAGAAGTGAAAATCGAGTATACTTTCCAGGAAATGCCCAATATCAACTGGAATGAAGAATGGGAAAAGAATTTTGAACCCATCAATATCGATGATAAAGTAATGATCAGAGCAGAATTCCATGAATCTGTACCGGGAATGCACGAAATTATTATCCAGCCGAAAATGTCTTTTGGAACAGGGCACCATCCAACAACCCACCTGATGATCCAGCAGATGATGGATATTGACTTTACCGGTAAAAAAGTACTGGATATGGGTTGCGGAACTTCTGTACTGGCGATCTACGCAAAACAGCAGGGAGCGGGAGACACAAAAGCAATTGATATTGACGAATGGTCTGTAGAAAATTCAAAGGAAAATGCCGTGAGAAATGGTGTTGAGCTTGATATAGAACAGGGAACAGCTGAAAACCTGGGAAATGAAAATTATGATATTATTTTAGCCAATATCAACAGAAATATCCTGATTTCCGATATCCCGACGTATGTGTCCGTGCTGAATGCCGGAGGTAAATTATTACTTTCAGGATTATGTTTCTTTGATGTAGATGATATTCTTGAAGTTTGTAAAGAGAACGGTCTTACCTTGAAAAAGCAACTGCAGCGTGAAGAATGGGTAAGCCTGTTATTGGAAAAATAA
- a CDS encoding SH3 domain-containing protein, which translates to MKTLWTALFLLTLQFFGAQENEVYADGIFGFEENKTQKIFTDWTRVRKEPMANSPILDSLPTNQQIMILKKDETVPVLQLGERKANWYKISYQKGDATAEGYVWGGNLCVGYRNKNGYDFLFGLSKTVSQKSKDFDGFEKQNIAGVKVLEGHRLVDEVYFNTGTGEELSYATFNIESNHQLQNVELTLKAMVSGEACGIASYDQYILFKDKKLIALPQLMNVGDADVYYHSEVYVFPNDKGGIPNTFVFKMEEMEKDDKDREKKKHSSKTYLWNGSSYKLK; encoded by the coding sequence ATGAAAACTTTATGGACAGCTTTATTTTTGCTGACTCTGCAGTTTTTTGGAGCTCAGGAAAATGAAGTTTATGCAGATGGAATCTTCGGGTTTGAAGAAAACAAAACCCAGAAAATTTTTACCGATTGGACAAGAGTCAGAAAAGAACCGATGGCCAATTCTCCGATTTTAGACTCGTTACCAACCAATCAACAGATAATGATTCTGAAGAAAGATGAGACAGTTCCTGTTTTGCAGCTGGGGGAAAGAAAAGCAAACTGGTATAAAATCTCCTACCAGAAAGGGGATGCAACCGCCGAAGGCTATGTGTGGGGAGGAAATCTCTGTGTAGGCTACCGCAATAAGAATGGTTATGACTTCCTTTTTGGACTTTCAAAAACAGTCAGTCAGAAAAGCAAAGACTTTGATGGTTTTGAAAAACAAAATATTGCCGGAGTAAAGGTACTGGAAGGACATAGACTTGTAGATGAGGTATATTTCAACACAGGAACAGGAGAGGAGCTGAGCTATGCAACGTTCAATATAGAAAGCAATCATCAATTACAAAATGTTGAGCTGACCCTGAAAGCAATGGTTTCCGGTGAAGCGTGCGGTATTGCAAGCTATGATCAGTATATCCTCTTTAAAGACAAAAAGCTTATTGCGCTTCCTCAGTTGATGAATGTAGGAGATGCAGATGTCTATTATCACAGTGAAGTATATGTTTTTCCAAATGATAAAGGCGGAATTCCAAATACTTTCGTCTTTAAAATGGAAGAAATGGAAAAAGACGACAAAGACAGAGAAAAGAAAAAGCATTCTTCCAAAACCTATCTATGGAATGGAAGTTCATATAAACTGAAATAA